One window of the Megalops cyprinoides isolate fMegCyp1 chromosome 2, fMegCyp1.pri, whole genome shotgun sequence genome contains the following:
- the fzr1b gene encoding fizzy-related protein homolog isoform X1, translating to MDQDYERRLLRQINHQNLPERRLAKSGCASSSPVSVKSGDRFIPTRAGSNWSVNFHCTNENCRSPNQNHKAKEAGSDTGKDAVAYAALLRNELLGAGIETVPDPHADDRRHALPTEGTHSLFRYTVHTKRVPCDSGNEVSPYSLSPLSNKSHKLLRSPRKPARKISKIPFKVLDAPELQDDFYLNLVDWSAGNLLSVGLGACVYLWSACTSQVTRLCDLSVDGDSVTSVCWNDRGSLVAVGTHKGYVQIWDAAGGRKLTSLEGHSARVGALAWNGDQLSSGSRDRVILQRDVRTPPPVERRLQGHRQEVCGLKWSPDHQHLASGGNDNKLLVWNSSSLLPVQQYSDHLAAVKAIAWSPHQHGLLASGGGTADRCLRFWNTLTGQALQSTDTGSQVCNLAWSKHANELVSTHGYSQNQILVWKYPSLTQVAKLTGHSYRVLYLAVSPDGEAIVTGAGDETLRFWNVFSKTRCTKESKSVLNLFTRIR from the exons ATGGACCAGGACTACGAGAGACGCCTTCTGAGGCAAATCAATCACCAGAATCTGCCAGAACGCCGACTGGCCAAA TCAGGGTGTGCGAGCTCCAGTCCAGTCAGTGTCAAGTCAGGAGATCGCTTTATCCCTACCCGTGCTGGCAGCAACTGGAGTGTCAATTTCCACTGCACCAAT GAGAACTGTAGATCTCCAAACCAGAACCATAAAGCTAAAGAAGCTGGCTCTGACACGGGAAAAG ATGCTGTTGCATACGCTGCGTTACTAAGGAACGAACTGCTGGGGGCAGGCATTGAGACAGTGCCCGACCCGCATGCTGACGACCGCAGACACGCCCTTCCCACCGAGGGCACACACAGTCTCTTCAGG TACACTGTCCACACAAAGAGAGTGCCTTGTGACAGTGGGAATGAAGTCTCACCCTACTCCCTGTCTCCACTCAGCAACAAGAG TCACAAACTCCTTCGTTCTCCTCGCAAGCCGGCCCGCAAGATCTCCAAGATCCCATTCAAGGTACTGGATGCCCCAGAGCTGCAGGATGACTTCTACCTCAATCTGGTGGACTGGTCAGCAGGCAACCTGCTGAGCGTGGGCCTGGGGgcctgtgtgtacctgtggaGCGCCTGCACCAGCCAG GTGACAAGGCTGTGTGATCTATCTGTGGATGGCGATTCGGTGACATCGGTGTGCTGGAATGACAGG GGAAGCCTAGTGGCAGTGGGGACCCACAAAGGCTATGTCCAGATTTGGGACGCTGCAGGAGGGAGAAAACTGACCAGCCTAGAGGGTCATTCTGCTCGTGTCG GTGCCCTGGCCTGGAATGGGGACCAGCTGTCCTCGGGAAGCCGGGACCGGGTGATTCTGCAGAGGGATGTGCGCACGCCTCCACCTGTGGAGAGGCGGCTGCAGGGGCACCGGCAGGAGGTGTGCGGCCTCAAATGGTCACCTGACCACCAGCACCTCGCCTCGGGGGGAAACGACAACAAG ctcctggtgTGGAACAGCTCCAGCCTGCTTCCAGTGCAGCAGTACAGTGATCACCTCGCGGCAGTCAAAGCTATCGCCTGGTCCCCTCACCAGCACGGGCTTCTGGCCTCCGGCGGCGGCACGGCCGACCGCTGCCTCAGGTTCTGGAATACCCTGACCGGACAGGCCTTGCAGAGCACAGACACCGGCTCACAAGTGTGCAACCTGGCCTGGTCCAAACATGCCAACGAGCTG GTCAGCACACACGGTTATTCTCAGAACCAAATCCTGGTGTGGAAGTACCCCTCCCTGACGCAAGTGGCCAAACTGACAGGGCACTCCTACAGAGTGCTTTACCTG GCCGTGTCTCCGGACGGTGAGGCCATTGTGACAGGAGCTGGAGACGAGACTCTGAGGTTCTGGAACGTCTTCAGTAAAACGCGGTGCACCAAG GAATCCAAGTCAGTGCTGAACCTCTTTACAAGGATACGATAG
- the fzr1b gene encoding fizzy-related protein homolog isoform X2 gives MDQDYERRLLRQINHQNLPERRLAKSGCASSSPVSVKSGDRFIPTRAGSNWSVNFHCTNENCRSPNQNHKAKEAGSDTGKDAVAYAALLRNELLGAGIETVPDPHADDRRHALPTEGTHSLFRYTVHTKRVPCDSGNEVSPYSLSPLSNKSHKLLRSPRKPARKISKIPFKVLDAPELQDDFYLNLVDWSAGNLLSVGLGACVYLWSACTSQVTRLCDLSVDGDSVTSVCWNDRGSLVAVGTHKGYVQIWDAAGGRKLTSLEGHSARVGALAWNGDQLSSGSRDRVILQRDVRTPPPVERRLQGHRQEVCGLKWSPDHQHLASGGNDNKLLVWNSSSLLPVQQYSDHLAAVKAIAWSPHQHGLLASGGGTADRCLRFWNTLTGQALQSTDTGSQVCNLAWSKHANELVSTHGYSQNQILVWKYPSLTQVAKLTGHSYRVLYLAVSPDGEAIVTGAGDETLRFWNVFSKTRCTKVRNPSQC, from the exons ATGGACCAGGACTACGAGAGACGCCTTCTGAGGCAAATCAATCACCAGAATCTGCCAGAACGCCGACTGGCCAAA TCAGGGTGTGCGAGCTCCAGTCCAGTCAGTGTCAAGTCAGGAGATCGCTTTATCCCTACCCGTGCTGGCAGCAACTGGAGTGTCAATTTCCACTGCACCAAT GAGAACTGTAGATCTCCAAACCAGAACCATAAAGCTAAAGAAGCTGGCTCTGACACGGGAAAAG ATGCTGTTGCATACGCTGCGTTACTAAGGAACGAACTGCTGGGGGCAGGCATTGAGACAGTGCCCGACCCGCATGCTGACGACCGCAGACACGCCCTTCCCACCGAGGGCACACACAGTCTCTTCAGG TACACTGTCCACACAAAGAGAGTGCCTTGTGACAGTGGGAATGAAGTCTCACCCTACTCCCTGTCTCCACTCAGCAACAAGAG TCACAAACTCCTTCGTTCTCCTCGCAAGCCGGCCCGCAAGATCTCCAAGATCCCATTCAAGGTACTGGATGCCCCAGAGCTGCAGGATGACTTCTACCTCAATCTGGTGGACTGGTCAGCAGGCAACCTGCTGAGCGTGGGCCTGGGGgcctgtgtgtacctgtggaGCGCCTGCACCAGCCAG GTGACAAGGCTGTGTGATCTATCTGTGGATGGCGATTCGGTGACATCGGTGTGCTGGAATGACAGG GGAAGCCTAGTGGCAGTGGGGACCCACAAAGGCTATGTCCAGATTTGGGACGCTGCAGGAGGGAGAAAACTGACCAGCCTAGAGGGTCATTCTGCTCGTGTCG GTGCCCTGGCCTGGAATGGGGACCAGCTGTCCTCGGGAAGCCGGGACCGGGTGATTCTGCAGAGGGATGTGCGCACGCCTCCACCTGTGGAGAGGCGGCTGCAGGGGCACCGGCAGGAGGTGTGCGGCCTCAAATGGTCACCTGACCACCAGCACCTCGCCTCGGGGGGAAACGACAACAAG ctcctggtgTGGAACAGCTCCAGCCTGCTTCCAGTGCAGCAGTACAGTGATCACCTCGCGGCAGTCAAAGCTATCGCCTGGTCCCCTCACCAGCACGGGCTTCTGGCCTCCGGCGGCGGCACGGCCGACCGCTGCCTCAGGTTCTGGAATACCCTGACCGGACAGGCCTTGCAGAGCACAGACACCGGCTCACAAGTGTGCAACCTGGCCTGGTCCAAACATGCCAACGAGCTG GTCAGCACACACGGTTATTCTCAGAACCAAATCCTGGTGTGGAAGTACCCCTCCCTGACGCAAGTGGCCAAACTGACAGGGCACTCCTACAGAGTGCTTTACCTG GCCGTGTCTCCGGACGGTGAGGCCATTGTGACAGGAGCTGGAGACGAGACTCTGAGGTTCTGGAACGTCTTCAGTAAAACGCGGTGCACCAAGGTCAG GAATCCAAGTCAGTGCTGA
- the pfas gene encoding phosphoribosylformylglycinamidine synthase, translated as MTVLHFYRKEVERGRSLQRAALLYPDIIILTEHCYNVELSGHEPLSQEQKNILCWLFGPPLQARQLKEEPFLKAGPGERLVEIGPRLNFSTAWSTNAVSICQSAGLSQVSRVELSRRLLIKPKDGQNGRKSEEEMEKLISSLFDSMTECVYPHPITSFAVETRPQEVFEVDIMGKGRAALEKANEELGLAFDSWDLDYYTALFQRVQRNPTSVECFDLAQSNSEHSRHWFFRGHMTIDGQEQEETLFSLIMGTQRHSNQNNVIKFCDNSSGIAGMELECVYPSDPAQSSSYVTRRTTRHVIFTAETHNFPTGVAPFSGATTGTGGRIRDVQSAGKGGHVIAGTAGYCFGNLHIPGYVLPWEEEGWEYPSSFAPPLQVAIEASDGTSDYGNKFGEPVLAGFARSFGLRLANGERREWIKPIMFSGGLGAIEDQHVKKEDPEPGMEVVKIGGPVYRIGVGGGAASSIQVQGDNSSARDLGAVQRGDAEMEQKMNRALRACLERPGGNPICSIHDQGAGGNGNVLKELSEPAGAVIYASKFKTGDPTLSVLELWGAEYQESNALLLRPSDRDFLEQVCRREKCPVDFVGKITGNGKIVLVDDRSALGEQGDGGRCPVDLHLDWVLGKMPQKEFVLEHVPPALQALTLPSGLSVLNALERVLKLPSVASKRYLTNKVDRSVTGLVAQQQCVGPLHTPLADVAVVALSPFSLQGAATAVGEQPIKGLVSPAAGARMAVGEALTNLVFARVTALKDVKCSGNWMWAAKLPGEGASLWEACQAMCEVMGKLGVAVDGGKDSLSMAARVNKETVKAPGSLVISVYAVCPDITATVTPDLEDPDGKGVLLYVPVCPGKYRLGGSALAQCFEQLGDCSPDLEDPDKLSVCFNTTQKLLCDRLISAGHDVSDGGLISCLLEMAFAGNRGLEVDLPLQGPGVVEVLFSEELGLVLEVSESNVARVCQSYADAGLICHRIGKTCGFGPESMVKVRVCGQEVLSDRLPHLRALWESTSFQLERLQANPLCVRQEEEGLASRTQPYYKLTYDPAQTPSIKELAQGRPRVAVVREEGSNGDREMSVSLFMAGFEVWDVTMQDLCSGSTTLDPFKAVVFVGGFSYADVLGSAKGWAATVTFNPRAQAEFERFRQRSDTLSLGVCNGCQLLALLGWVGGGDATELDVILTHNKSGRFESRFVSVGILPSPAVMLKGMEGSSLGVWVAHGEGLVQFSSPQAQDRVIGGSLAPLRYVDDSGSPTEQYPQNPNGSPQGVAGICSPDGRHLAMMPHPERTVLSWQWAWAPEPFRASLTSSPWLTMFKNAAAWCQTVQ; from the exons ATGACTGTGCTGCACTTCTACAggaaggaggtggagagagggcgGAGCCTGCAGAGGGCCGCGCTGCTGTACCCCGACATCATCATCCTCACCGAACACTGCTACAATGTTGAGCTGAGtg GCCATGAACCTCTCAGCCAAGAGCAGAAGAACATCCTTTGTTGGCTGTTTGGTCCACCACTCCAGGCAAGGCAGCTGAAAGAGGAGCCCTTCCTGAAAGCTGGGCCGGGAGAAAGATTGGTGGAGATCGGGCCGAG GTTGAATTTCTCCACTGCGTGGTCCACCAACGCTGTGTCCATCTGTCAGAGTGCAGGCCTGAGCCAGGTCTCCCGTGTGGAGCTCTCCCGCAGGCTCCTCATCAAG CCCAAAGATGGACAGAATGGGAGGAAGAGTgaagaagagatggagaaactGATCAGCAGTTTGTTCGACAGCATGACCGAGTGCGTATATCCCCATCCGATTACGTCCTTCGCTGTGGAGACACGCCCCCAAGAGGTCTTTGAGGTGGACATCATGGGGAAAGGGCGGGCTGCCTTGGAGAAAGCCAATGAGGAGCTGG GCTTGGCTTTTGACTCCTGGGATCTGGATTATTACACTGCCCTGTTCCAGAGGGTGCAGAGGAACCCCACTAGTGTGGAGTGTTTTGACTTGGCACAGTCCAACAG TGAACATAGTCGCCATTGGTTTTTCCGTGGACACATGACCATCGAtggacaggagcaggaggaaacTCTTTTCAGCCTTATTATGGGGACCCAGCGCCATAGCAACCAAAATAATGTCATCAAATTCTGTGACAACAGCAG tggGATTGCAGGCATGGAACTTGAGTGTGTGTATCCCAGTGATCCAGCACAGTCTAGTTCCTACGTGACTCGACGTACCACTCGACACGTCATCTTCACTGCAGAGACGCACAACTTTCCCACAG GAGTGGCTCCTTTCAGTGGGGCGACTACAGGAACCGGGGGTCGGATTCGAGACGTCCAGAGTGCTGGCAAGGGGGGTCATGTCATTGCTGGCACTGCAGGTTACTGTTTTGGCAACTTGCACATACCTG gTTATGTCCTACCCTGGGAGGAAGAAGGGTGGGAATATCCCTCCAGTTTTGCTCCTCCACTCCAGGTAGCTATTGAAGCCAGTGATGGAACCTCAGACTATGGAAACAAATTTGGGGAGCCAGTCCTTGCAG GCTTTGCCCGCTCCTTCGGCTTACGTCTGGCCAACGGGGAGCGACGAGAGTGGATCAAGCCAATCATGTTCAGCGGAGGGCTGGGTGCCATAGAAGACCAACATGTAAAGAAAGAGGATCCAGAGCCAG GGATGGAGGTGGTGAAGATTGGGGGGCCTGTGTACAGGATTGGTGTCGGTGGAGGAGCAGCCTCCTCCATACAG GTTCAGGGCGATAACTCCAGCGCTCGTGACCTGGGGGCGGTGCAGAGAGGGGATGCGGAGATGGAGCAGAAAATGAACCGGGCTCTGCGGGCCTGTCTGGAAAGACCCGGGGGGAACCCCATCTGCAGCATCCATGaccagggggctggggggaaCG GGAATGTTCTAAAGGAGCTGAGTGAGCCTGCTGGAGCAGTTATCTATGCCAGCAAATTTAAG ACAGGTGACCCCACTCTAAGTGTGCTGGAATTGTGGGGGGCAGAATACCAGGAAAGCAACGCTCTGCTCCTCCGTCCATCAGACCGGGACTTCCTGGAGCAGGTGTGTCGCAGGGAGAAGTGCCCTGTGGACTTTGTGGGCAAAATAACTGGGAATGGCAAG ATTGTTTTGGTGGATGATCGCAGTGCACTAGGAGAACAAGGGGATGGGGGGCGGTGTCCAGTGGACTTGCATCTAGACTGGGTCCTGGGTAAGATGCCACAAAAG GAGTTTGTGCTGGAGCATGTGCCCCCAGCTCTGCAGGCCTTGACTCTGCCTTCAGGTCTGTCTGTCTTGAATGCCCTGGAGAGGGTGCTGAAGCTCCCCTCTGTGGCCAGCAAGCGTTACCTCACCAACAAG GTGGACCGCTCTGTGACGGGACTGGTGgcccagcagcagtgtgtgggcCCCCTTCACACCCCCCTGGCCGATGTAGCAGTCGTGGCTCTCTCTCCATTCAGCCTCCAGGGGGCAGCGACTGCGGTGGGGGAGCAGCCAATCAAAGGGCTGGTATCCCCAGCAGCAGGGGCCCGCATGGCTGTGGGCGAAGCTCTCACCAACCTGGTCTTCGCTAGAGTCACCGCTCTCAAG GATGTGAAGTGTAGCGGGAACTGGATGTGGGCGGCAAAGCTGCCCGGTGAGGGGGCGAGTCTGTGGGAGGCATGCCAAGCCATGTGTGAGGTCATGGGGAaactgggtgtggctgtggaCGGGGGCAAGGATTCCCTCAGCATGGCTGCCCGCGTGAACAAGGAGACGGTCAAAGCTCCCG GCTCTCTGGTGATCTCCGTCTATGCTGTGTGTCCTGATATAACTGCCACTGTCACCCCTGACCTGGAGGACCCTGACGGGAAAG GTGTGTTGCTGTATGTACCTGTATGCCCAGGTAAATATAGGCTGGGTGGATCTGCCCTTGCCCAGTGCTTTGAGCAGCTGGGAGACTGCAGCCCTGACCTGGAGGATCCGGACAagctctctgtctgcttcaaTACCACCCAGAAGCTCCTTTGTG ACCGACTGATAAGTGCAGGACATGATGTCAGTGACGGGGGGCTCATTTCCTGCCTGCTGGAGATGGCCTTTGCAGGGAATCGTGGGTTAGAAGTGGACTTGCCTTTACAAGGGCCCGGAG ttGTGGAGGTGCTGTTCTCAGAAGAGTTGGGTCTGGTTCTTGAGGTGTCTGAGTCTAATGTTGCCAGAGTGTGTCAAAGCTACGCAGATGCAGGCCTCATTTGTCACAGGATCGGCAAAACCTGCGGGTTTGGACCAGAGTCTATG GTTAAAGTACGAGTCTGTGGGCAGGAAGTGCTGAGTGATCGTCTGCCTCACCTCAGGGCATTATGGGAAAGCACCAGTTTCCAACTGGAACGCCTTCAAGCCAATCCACTGTGTGTgcggcaggaggaggaggggctagCCAGTCGTACTCAACCATATTATAAGTTGACCTATGACCCTGCTCAGACACCCAGTATAAAAGAGCTTG CTCAAGGTCGCCCCCGAGTGGCAGTGGTACGAGAGGAAGGCAGCAATGGGGATCGTGAGATGTCAGTTTCATTGTTCATGGCAGGATTTGAG GTCTGGGATGTCACAATGCAAGATCTGTGTTCAGGATCCACCACCCTTGACCCCTTTAAGGCGGTAGTTTTTGTGGGTGGATTCAGCTATGCAGATGTTCTGGGCTCAGCCAAAG GCTGGGCGGCGACGGTGACCTTTAACCCGCGCGCGCAGGCGGAATTTGAGCGTTTCCGTCAGCGCAGTGACACTCTCAGCCTGGGCGTGTGTAACGGCTGCCagctgctggccctgctggGCTGGGTTGGAGGAGGAGATGCCACAG AGCTGGATGTGATATTGACACACAACAAGTCGGGCAGATTCGAGTCTCGATTTGTGAGCGTGGGAATCCTGCCATCACCTGCCGTTATGCTGAAGGGGATGGAGGGTTCGTCTCTGGGTGTGTGGGTGGCCCACGGGGAAG gtctGGTGCAGTTCAGCTCTCCGCAGGCCCAGGACAGAGTCATCGGTGGGTCCCTGGCTCCTCTGCGCTATGTAGATGACTCGGGGTCTCCCACTGAGCAGTACCCCCAGAACCCCAACGGCTCACCCCAGGGGGTGGCAGGGATCTGCTCCCCAGATGGGCGCCACCTGGCCATGATGCCCCACCCCGAGCGCACGGTGCTGTCTTGGCAGTGGGCCTGGGCGCCAGAGCCCTTCAGAGCTTCTCTGACCTCGTCTCCCTGGCTCACTATGTTCAAGAATGCTGCTGCCTGGTGCCAGACCGTTCAGTGA